In Leptospiraceae bacterium, one DNA window encodes the following:
- a CDS encoding (2Fe-2S)-binding protein, translating to MRPKRVCLCKDVSESELVEAVHSGCDTFEKLVEKTRATTGCGSCAKSVIAILERELQKLIIK from the coding sequence ATGCGACCCAAAAGAGTTTGTCTTTGCAAAGACGTTAGCGAATCCGAACTGGTTGAGGCTGTCCATTCAGGCTGCGATACTTTTGAAAAGTTAGTAGAAAAAACAAGGGCTACAACAGGTTGCGGATCTTGTGCAAAATCAGTAATAGCTATTTTAGAAAGAGAGCTACAAAAACTAATCATAAAATGA
- a CDS encoding dihydrofolate reductase family protein → MKPFLFINMAMTLDGKVSRPDGKWYGLNTISDKKKMDTIRAKADAIIVGKSSILNDDPVVTIRYTYCPKPPRPIILLQKSTLPKNRKIFSTNPIIFCTVQNYSKIQDELGDVSEIHCISDSSAISPILVIEKLVGLNYQKILLEGGPKLNYSFLAEDLVDKLYVTIVPFIIGKNTLPAIVDGSSEFTNFDKKKWKLISVEKEKEEIFLEYEKIF, encoded by the coding sequence ATGAAGCCATTTCTATTCATTAATATGGCAATGACGTTAGACGGAAAGGTTTCAAGACCAGATGGAAAATGGTATGGTCTGAACACAATATCAGATAAGAAAAAAATGGATACAATCCGAGCCAAAGCCGATGCCATTATTGTCGGAAAATCATCAATCTTAAATGATGACCCTGTAGTTACAATACGTTATACATATTGTCCTAAACCTCCAAGACCTATTATTCTTTTACAAAAGAGCACTCTTCCCAAAAACAGAAAAATTTTTTCTACCAATCCGATCATTTTTTGCACGGTACAGAACTATTCTAAAATTCAAGATGAATTAGGAGACGTATCAGAAATACATTGTATTTCAGACAGCTCTGCAATTTCTCCGATTTTAGTAATTGAAAAATTGGTAGGTCTCAATTATCAAAAAATTTTATTAGAGGGAGGACCAAAACTAAATTATTCATTTTTAGCCGAAGACTTAGTTGATAAATTGTACGTGACTATTGTGCCATTTATCATTGGGAAAAATACACTTCCAGCAATTGTAGATGGAAGCAGTGAATTTACAAACTTTGATAAAAAAAAATGGAAACTAATTTCAGTCGAAAAAGAAAAAGAGGAAATCTTCCTTGAATACGAAAAAATTTTCTAA
- a CDS encoding DNA gyrase subunit B — translation MWLGQNSMSTFEQHFFKKDSEGKYQISHEELSDIPAKLKCLDEACMNAVDEYRKNQNDKTIPDKEKMSKLIIALSVDQKRISVTDNGRGIPAKNAEGVFLHLMYGENFDDKVKEDHVAGQNGVGISLVRMVATHFKVKTENNKSLYSKLFTITDEVRKVLRSFKFSPDELEKIYLYFDEHGNFKDCPSLKPEHFAKLDPIMQKNNMIEIVKSTNGASHGTTVEFELNSKYFNNLDTSFNVDLLRQYLQDIAMTNPGLEVQLIFKGKTEKFKFKKGLEEIFQQSDLTFYKMDYSDPSAQSQMNLETYFVIGQNKTLTWVNSIFAVQGGSAIEYLENRVCDEIRKKTQIVSLEKKLKTQCTRNDVRNCFHMYVNLRILNPRFKSQDKSYLINDLNEDIRKSVDKHLDKLIKKTDLLEEVKLQMEKRTQMKEFEDAQRGLRKASRNNIPKLMPPTGRSDEFGRVLFVAEGDSAIAGLRPARNPKIHGLFPLRGKPMNCKGMSLAKALANEELKNIVAILGLPLNEKVKSIRELNYSKVSIITDADFDGYAIRSLMLSFFYEYWPELFELGFIHISSAPLYEVDVKWKDGKKSTEFCIDDKDYNSLVARVKKEGAEITRKKRNKGLGETGKEAMKFAVNECMTKITLTSKKSASKIQNLWFHKDFAEERRNAISEYAMSTIQD, via the coding sequence ATGTGGCTTGGGCAAAACTCTATGTCAACATTTGAGCAACATTTTTTTAAGAAAGATTCCGAAGGAAAATACCAAATATCCCATGAAGAGTTAAGTGATATTCCAGCCAAGTTGAAGTGTTTGGATGAAGCCTGTATGAATGCAGTAGATGAATACAGGAAAAATCAAAACGATAAAACCATACCGGACAAAGAGAAAATGTCTAAGTTGATTATTGCACTCTCTGTAGATCAAAAGAGGATTTCAGTAACCGATAATGGCAGAGGTATTCCTGCCAAGAATGCAGAAGGTGTTTTTTTGCATTTGATGTATGGAGAAAATTTTGATGATAAGGTGAAGGAAGACCATGTTGCAGGTCAGAATGGAGTAGGGATTTCCCTTGTTAGAATGGTTGCTACACATTTTAAAGTTAAGACAGAAAATAACAAGAGTTTATATTCTAAACTTTTTACTATTACAGATGAAGTAAGAAAGGTTTTGCGATCTTTTAAATTTTCTCCAGATGAATTAGAAAAAATATATTTATATTTTGATGAGCATGGAAACTTCAAAGACTGTCCTTCACTAAAACCGGAGCATTTTGCTAAGTTAGATCCGATCATGCAAAAAAATAATATGATTGAAATCGTTAAGTCTACAAACGGTGCGAGCCACGGTACAACAGTTGAGTTTGAATTGAATTCAAAATACTTTAATAATCTCGATACATCTTTTAATGTAGATCTTCTTAGGCAATATTTGCAAGATATTGCAATGACAAACCCGGGTCTTGAAGTTCAATTAATTTTCAAAGGGAAAACTGAAAAGTTCAAGTTTAAAAAAGGGTTAGAGGAAATTTTCCAGCAATCCGATCTTACTTTCTACAAGATGGACTATAGCGATCCATCGGCTCAATCTCAAATGAATTTAGAAACCTATTTTGTAATTGGACAGAATAAAACTCTGACTTGGGTGAATTCTATCTTTGCGGTTCAGGGTGGTTCTGCAATCGAATATCTTGAAAATCGTGTTTGTGATGAAATTAGAAAAAAAACGCAGATTGTGTCCTTAGAAAAAAAGTTAAAAACTCAGTGTACAAGAAACGATGTCAGAAATTGCTTTCACATGTATGTGAATCTTAGAATTTTAAACCCGCGTTTTAAGTCTCAAGATAAGTCGTATTTGATCAACGACTTAAATGAGGATATTCGAAAATCTGTAGATAAGCATTTAGACAAGCTGATAAAAAAAACAGACCTATTGGAAGAAGTAAAACTCCAGATGGAAAAAAGAACTCAAATGAAGGAGTTTGAAGATGCACAAAGAGGACTTAGGAAAGCGTCTCGAAATAATATTCCAAAGTTGATGCCACCTACAGGTAGGTCCGATGAATTCGGGAGAGTGTTGTTTGTTGCCGAGGGGGATTCTGCAATTGCAGGGCTTAGACCTGCGAGAAATCCAAAGATTCACGGTTTATTTCCATTGCGTGGAAAACCAATGAATTGTAAAGGGATGAGTCTTGCGAAGGCGCTTGCAAACGAAGAGTTGAAAAATATCGTTGCAATTTTGGGATTGCCATTGAACGAAAAAGTAAAATCGATTCGTGAGTTGAATTATTCAAAAGTGAGTATTATTACGGATGCAGACTTTGACGGATACGCAATTCGATCACTCATGCTATCTTTTTTTTATGAATATTGGCCTGAGTTATTTGAATTAGGATTTATCCATATTTCTTCAGCACCATTATATGAAGTGGACGTTAAGTGGAAAGATGGAAAGAAAAGTACCGAGTTTTGCATAGATGATAAAGATTACAATTCACTTGTTGCAAGGGTGAAAAAAGAAGGAGCCGAAATTACCAGAAAAAAAAGAAACAAGGGGCTTGGGGAAACAGGCAAAGAAGCAATGAAGTTTGCTGTCAATGAGTGTATGACTAAGATTACACTCACAAGTAAAAAGAGCGCTTCCAAAATTCAGAATTTGTGGTTTCATAAAGATTTTGCAGAAGAAAGAAGAAATGCTATTTCTGAGTATGCGATGAGTACGATTCAGGATTAG
- a CDS encoding DNA gyrase subunit A, producing MKNSENTGKPKDNYPETPFEDQVHDDQRKYSRYVCDSRAIPHEIDGLKPVQRRILWAMWNSDARNRHTKTVKVAGLAMGYHPHGDRSIQDALSAMAQDFTFANNIPLVHGEGTFGDVLDPSAIASPRYTEVKLSDFAKDIGLFESLPDIDYVKNYDETEDEPIHFVGKIPVVLLNNIQGIATGFRCFIPGHKLSDIIDSQITYLKTGKLKKIKPWYKNYNGEVRTYKNENGSEILVTTFGFKWEGETLYLTDAPQNWNREKVINYIDEVLDRKDTWLKDYMDHSSQTFRIELIYKKGERPTEAQIKEVFSKENNETLTLNVITHEGRLKNFPTEEIIKRFCDFRKTHLIRRFKRLAGLEQEKIERNSELIRFIKEKWNEKVVGIKSKSEFEAKLKNSKFVYFEWLASIPVYRMTLEEVRKCEEAIVEAKTKFAEYTGLYKQDTKLTGFMVEELDELKNKWDKA from the coding sequence ATGAAAAATTCAGAGAACACAGGCAAGCCCAAAGACAATTACCCGGAAACACCTTTTGAAGATCAGGTACACGATGATCAGAGAAAATATTCAAGATATGTGTGCGATTCAAGGGCGATTCCCCACGAAATAGATGGGTTAAAACCGGTTCAGAGGAGAATTTTATGGGCAATGTGGAATTCTGATGCCCGTAATCGTCACACGAAAACAGTTAAAGTAGCCGGTCTTGCTATGGGGTATCATCCACACGGAGACAGGTCTATTCAGGACGCACTTTCCGCGATGGCTCAAGATTTTACTTTTGCAAATAATATTCCCTTAGTTCATGGTGAAGGTACTTTTGGTGATGTGTTGGATCCAAGTGCAATTGCTTCTCCCAGATACACCGAGGTAAAATTATCTGACTTTGCAAAAGACATCGGGTTATTTGAGAGTCTCCCGGATATTGATTATGTGAAAAATTATGATGAAACAGAAGATGAGCCGATTCATTTCGTGGGAAAGATTCCTGTGGTATTGTTAAATAATATTCAAGGGATTGCCACAGGTTTTAGGTGTTTTATTCCGGGTCACAAGTTGTCTGACATTATCGATTCGCAGATTACATATTTAAAAACCGGTAAGTTAAAAAAAATAAAACCGTGGTATAAAAATTATAATGGTGAAGTTCGAACTTACAAAAATGAGAACGGGTCAGAAATTCTTGTAACTACTTTTGGTTTTAAGTGGGAAGGAGAAACTCTTTATCTGACGGATGCTCCACAAAATTGGAACAGAGAAAAAGTAATCAATTACATAGATGAAGTCTTAGACAGAAAAGACACTTGGTTAAAAGACTACATGGATCATTCCAGCCAAACTTTTAGGATTGAGTTGATTTATAAAAAAGGAGAGAGACCGACAGAAGCTCAAATTAAAGAAGTTTTTAGTAAAGAAAATAATGAAACATTAACTTTGAACGTGATTACCCATGAAGGTCGGTTGAAAAATTTTCCTACAGAAGAAATTATAAAAAGATTTTGTGATTTTAGAAAAACTCATCTGATTAGAAGATTCAAGCGATTAGCCGGATTGGAGCAAGAAAAAATTGAAAGAAATTCAGAGCTGATTCGATTTATTAAAGAAAAGTGGAACGAAAAAGTTGTGGGCATAAAATCCAAATCTGAGTTTGAAGCAAAATTAAAAAATTCAAAATTTGTATATTTTGAATGGCTTGCATCTATTCCGGTTTACAGAATGACTTTGGAAGAGGTAAGAAAGTGTGAGGAAGCAATCGTTGAAGCCAAAACAAAATTTGCAGAATACACTGGATTGTATAAACAGGATACCAAGTTGACAGGATTTATGGTTGAAGAGTTGGATGAGTTGAAGAATAAATGGGACAAAGCGTAA
- a CDS encoding DUF1564 family protein, with protein sequence MNPEKFERTQSSLLIPEKFMDEFNLRTENISREDYLHDLLERYRNVLLWKTFEKLDCVKTCYQEEGQNLQKKNFRPENADWIELGEFAQWLGISRTALFTLLLLLDIAGWDIIIPAKFYDFGVPPKVSSIAVGVYLSKRKTIRYNRLIRQKKLD encoded by the coding sequence ATGAATCCGGAAAAATTTGAGCGAACGCAGTCAAGTCTGCTTATTCCAGAAAAATTTATGGATGAGTTTAATTTGAGGACAGAAAATATTTCGAGAGAGGATTATTTGCATGATTTGTTAGAGAGGTACAGGAATGTTTTGCTGTGGAAGACTTTTGAGAAGTTGGATTGTGTGAAAACTTGTTACCAAGAAGAAGGGCAAAATTTGCAAAAGAAGAACTTTCGTCCGGAGAATGCAGATTGGATTGAGCTAGGCGAGTTTGCTCAATGGCTTGGTATTTCTCGAACGGCTCTTTTTACTCTTCTTTTGTTGCTTGACATTGCCGGATGGGACATAATCATCCCTGCCAAGTTCTATGACTTTGGAGTTCCACCCAAGGTCAGTTCGATTGCGGTAGGAGTCTATCTCTCAAAGAGAAAAACTATACGATACAATAGGCTGATACGACAAAAGAAGCTGGACTGA
- a CDS encoding aspartate 1-decarboxylase, with translation MLLTFCTGKIHRATITDANLNYEGSLTVDRDLLDASGMRPYQHVSVVNVNNGSRLETYIIEGMRGSGTICLNGAAARLGAVGDKVIILTYGMIEESQLPKDFHPKVVLVDDNNKIKSQVK, from the coding sequence ATGTTACTCACTTTTTGCACAGGAAAAATTCACAGAGCAACCATAACAGATGCCAACCTGAATTATGAAGGCAGTCTTACAGTTGACAGAGATCTTTTGGACGCATCGGGTATGAGGCCTTACCAGCACGTATCTGTTGTAAATGTAAACAACGGTTCAAGGTTAGAAACCTATATAATAGAAGGAATGAGAGGCTCTGGCACGATTTGCTTGAATGGTGCGGCTGCACGACTTGGTGCGGTTGGTGACAAAGTAATTATACTGACCTATGGAATGATTGAAGAATCCCAACTACCAAAGGATTTTCATCCCAAGGTGGTCTTGGTAGACGACAATAATAAAATTAAGTCTCAAGTTAAATAG
- a CDS encoding heme A synthase — protein MKNDLVIKRFFYSNLFLSVLVLINIFLGPLVRATDSGLACPDWPLCHGKIIPPHDFNNWMEVGHRIYSGIISLVLLLLIFWTFKVEILRKNFLLLYIFSSLVIINQVILGMLTVTKLLDPTTVNLHYLNAVILLSIFSTITLKAQYLTEGREISGNFFAKIFQKRNTIILLALGFIFLQLFFGGRVSSHYAGLACPDFPTCNGFLFPRGQGIMVRYQIEHRFGAYIALIFSALSFFLSKKFSFENKSKLFLKSAFHAMLFQIFLGAMNVIFRLPELITASHSAFGAIVFILTYSGLYRQILIEKK, from the coding sequence ATGAAAAACGATTTAGTTATTAAAAGATTTTTTTACTCTAATCTATTCTTGAGTGTACTTGTACTTATAAATATATTTTTGGGTCCTTTGGTTCGTGCAACTGACTCTGGTTTAGCTTGCCCGGATTGGCCCCTATGCCATGGCAAAATAATACCACCTCATGATTTTAATAATTGGATGGAAGTAGGGCACAGGATATACTCAGGAATAATTTCTTTAGTTTTATTGCTTCTAATTTTTTGGACCTTCAAGGTAGAAATACTAAGAAAAAATTTTTTACTACTCTACATCTTCTCAAGCTTAGTAATTATCAATCAAGTTATACTCGGGATGCTGACTGTTACCAAACTATTGGATCCGACAACTGTTAACCTTCATTATTTGAATGCAGTCATCTTGCTTTCCATATTCTCTACAATTACTTTAAAGGCACAGTACCTGACAGAAGGAAGAGAGATAAGCGGAAATTTTTTTGCCAAGATATTCCAAAAAAGAAATACAATTATTTTATTAGCCCTTGGTTTTATTTTTCTGCAATTATTTTTTGGCGGAAGAGTCAGCTCCCACTATGCAGGTCTTGCTTGTCCTGATTTTCCAACGTGCAATGGTTTTCTTTTTCCGAGAGGACAGGGAATTATGGTACGTTATCAAATAGAACACAGATTTGGTGCTTATATCGCCCTAATTTTTTCTGCTCTTAGTTTTTTTCTCTCCAAGAAATTTTCATTTGAAAATAAATCTAAATTATTCCTTAAATCAGCATTCCATGCAATGCTATTTCAAATATTCTTAGGTGCAATGAATGTAATTTTTCGTTTACCTGAGCTTATTACTGCCTCTCACTCTGCTTTTGGAGCCATAGTATTTATTCTAACTTACTCCGGTCTTTACAGGCAAATTTTAATAGAGAAAAAATAA
- a CDS encoding GDSL family lipase, translating into MKKFIFTTIFIVINICILEIGLYLLDPEEIFVKGFDKELLFRMYPKKKGIVASEEFSVTVETNSDGYRQKIKKDSQEKVLIMGDSFTEGWGVEENEIYVEKLNSFTKDIFFINAGLHGSSPSLYAIQIPYVLNKYKPTQVIVQIFDNDLDDNEKLERFIQFNKNGEAEKPKPKFLANLITEKGYNFLKDLSIYRFFSKLIKVFKKEPSPILYYKLGREPKIEILTHEKSILKFGKLSPLGKEINLKYGNQFGFYKDSSDDLWKNRLSKNLIYLTQIIQTAKKQNIPISFLYIPAKEFFAKGGILGDKKIHSSVSYESANPLYLQIYQLCTKEKLNCTFLTKDFFERSPENLYFPFDAHLNRKGHQVLAEILYEKFLKNP; encoded by the coding sequence ATGAAAAAATTTATATTCACTACAATATTTATCGTAATCAATATTTGTATTTTAGAAATAGGTCTGTATCTACTTGACCCGGAAGAAATTTTTGTAAAAGGATTTGATAAAGAATTGCTTTTTAGGATGTACCCCAAGAAAAAAGGGATAGTAGCCAGTGAGGAATTTTCTGTGACTGTTGAAACTAACTCAGATGGATACAGACAAAAAATAAAAAAGGACTCACAAGAAAAAGTTTTAATAATGGGAGACTCATTCACTGAAGGCTGGGGAGTAGAGGAAAATGAAATCTATGTAGAAAAATTAAATTCATTCACAAAGGATATTTTTTTTATAAACGCAGGTCTTCACGGATCTTCTCCTTCGCTTTATGCGATTCAGATTCCCTATGTATTAAACAAATACAAACCTACCCAAGTGATCGTTCAAATATTTGACAACGACTTGGACGATAATGAGAAATTAGAAAGATTCATCCAGTTTAATAAAAATGGAGAAGCAGAAAAACCAAAACCCAAGTTTCTTGCAAACCTAATAACTGAAAAAGGGTATAATTTTTTAAAAGACCTTTCTATTTATAGATTTTTTTCTAAGTTAATCAAAGTTTTCAAAAAAGAACCCTCTCCCATTCTATATTATAAATTAGGCAGAGAGCCAAAAATAGAAATTTTAACCCACGAGAAATCTATATTAAAATTCGGAAAACTTTCTCCTTTGGGCAAGGAAATCAATTTAAAATATGGAAATCAATTCGGATTCTACAAGGATTCAAGCGATGATTTGTGGAAAAATAGGTTGAGCAAAAATTTAATCTATTTGACACAAATTATTCAAACTGCTAAAAAACAAAATATTCCGATTTCTTTTTTATACATCCCTGCAAAGGAATTTTTTGCCAAAGGAGGCATCTTGGGTGATAAAAAAATTCATTCAAGCGTTTCTTATGAATCGGCAAATCCGCTATATTTACAGATATATCAATTATGTACGAAAGAAAAATTGAATTGCACTTTTTTAACGAAAGATTTTTTTGAAAGAAGTCCGGAAAACTTATATTTCCCTTTTGATGCTCATTTGAATCGAAAGGGGCATCAGGTACTTGCAGAAATTTTGTACGAAAAATTTTTGAAAAACCCATAA